The Vicinamibacteria bacterium genome contains the following window.
GCGACACGAAAGGTCCACTGCGCGAACGTCACGATCAGGCGAAGGGCCGATCGATGGCGGGGCTCGGCTGGCTGAAGAACTTCGCCCCGCTCTCCGTGATGTACATGCAGTCCTCGAGGCGGATTCCGAACTCGCCGTAGATCGCGATCATCGGCTCGTTGCTGAAGCACATGCCGGGAGCGAGTGGCATCTTGTTCCCGCGAACGAGATTGACCCACTCGTGACCGTCGAGGCCGATTCCATGGCCGGTGCGATGCGGGAGCCCCGGGACCTTGTAATCGGGACCAAAGCCGGCGTCGGTGATCACCTTGCGCGCGGCGGCATCCACGGCCTCGCAAGGTACGCCGACCTTCGCGGCCTCGAAGGCGGCGGCCTGCGCCTTCTTCTCCAGGTTCCAGACCTCCGTCTGGCGCTGGGTCGGCTTGCCGAAGACCGTCGTGCGCGTGATGTCGGAGCGATAGCCCTCGACACCGCACCCACCGTCGACGAGGACGACGTCACCTTCCTTCAGCTTCTGAGGGGTGATGCTTCCGTGAGGAAAGGCGGTGTACTGGCCGAACTGGACCGTGGCTCCGCCGTCGACACCGAGCGCGTGGAAAGCAGCGCTGACGTAGTCCCTGAACTCGAACTGCGTCATGCCTTCATGGAGCGTTTCGAAGCTCGCCCGGTAGGCGGCAATCGTGATGTCTGAGGCGCGCTGCATGAGAGCGATCTCCGCGGGGGACTTGAAGATACGACACCCGGCCGTCACCGGATCGGCGCTCACGTAGGTGGCGCCGGGCGCCTCCTTCCGAATGCCGTCATAGAGGAAGAAGCGTACGCGCTCCTCCATAGCGATGGTGCCGCTCGCCACCCCACGATCCCGGAAGATCTGCGCAACGCGCGCGTAGGGGCTCTCATCCTCCTCCCACGTCCTGATGTCGTTCGAGAACTTCGTGAGCTCCCGCGCCCGGGCCTCCTCGAATTTTGGACAGATATAGGCGGGCTCGCCCTTGCAGGGAAGAACGAAGCCGAACATCCTCTCGCTCGTACCCCAGCGGACGCCGGTGTAGTAGAAGAGGCTCGAGCCCGGCTCGATGAACACGGCATCGATGCCATTGTCCACCATCAGCTTTCGCGCCTTCTCGAGACGTGCGAGCCGCTCGGCATCGGTGATGGGTTGGATGCCATCCATCATCGACCTCAACCCGCGAATGGGTGCCGGGAGCGGACCTTCTCCGCTGCTCTGCGCGGATGCCGTGTCGGGGAGTGTGACGGACGCGGCCGCCGCCGCGACACCCGCCGAGGTACGCAAGAAACTTCGTCGGTCGAGACCGAGGGGCATGAAGAGCTCTCCTTATTTCAAATGCTCGTCGAAGAACCGTTCCACGCGTCGCCAGGCGTCGGTTAGAACGCGCTCGCGGGTGAAATAGTGAAACTCGCCAGGGTACGCCATGAACTCGAAATCCTTCTTTCTCGCCAGCAGATCATCGATGAGACGCACGGAATGCAGGTAGGGGACATTGACGTCCGCGGTCCCATGCAGAATGAGAAGCGGTCGCTCGAGGCGGTCCATGCGGCTCAGGGGCGAGGCGACGTCGTAGGCGGCCGGATTGTCCTCGGGCGCGCGGAGCCGTCCGCAAGTCCAGCGACCTTGATAAGGGTCTTCGTAGTACATCCGGTAGTCGACTACGCCGGCGACGTCGACCCCACAGGCGAACGTCTTGGGTGCATTCACGAGCGAAAGGAGGGTGAAGAAGCCGCCATAGCTCAATCCCCAGATGCCGATGCGATCGGGGTCGACATAATC
Protein-coding sequences here:
- a CDS encoding Xaa-Pro peptidase family protein, whose product is MPLGLDRRSFLRTSAGVAAAAASVTLPDTASAQSSGEGPLPAPIRGLRSMMDGIQPITDAERLARLEKARKLMVDNGIDAVFIEPGSSLFYYTGVRWGTSERMFGFVLPCKGEPAYICPKFEEARARELTKFSNDIRTWEEDESPYARVAQIFRDRGVASGTIAMEERVRFFLYDGIRKEAPGATYVSADPVTAGCRIFKSPAEIALMQRASDITIAAYRASFETLHEGMTQFEFRDYVSAAFHALGVDGGATVQFGQYTAFPHGSITPQKLKEGDVVLVDGGCGVEGYRSDITRTTVFGKPTQRQTEVWNLEKKAQAAAFEAAKVGVPCEAVDAAARKVITDAGFGPDYKVPGLPHRTGHGIGLDGHEWVNLVRGNKMPLAPGMCFSNEPMIAIYGEFGIRLEDCMYITESGAKFFSQPSPAIDRPFA